In Fervidobacterium nodosum Rt17-B1, one genomic interval encodes:
- a CDS encoding helix-turn-helix domain-containing protein: MEKKEIVLKVLLENDKPMRPGDIAEKSGLPKEEVDKAIKQLKEEGKIESPKRCYYQAKK, encoded by the coding sequence ATGGAGAAAAAAGAAATTGTTTTGAAAGTGCTTCTTGAAAATGATAAGCCGATGAGACCTGGCGATATTGCTGAAAAATCAGGTTTACCAAAAGAAGAAGTGGATAAAGCTATCAAACAATTAAAAGAAGAAGGAAAGATAGAATCACCAAAAAGGTGCTACTATCAAGCTAAGAAATAA
- a CDS encoding YbgA family protein, protein MPFHNKPNLIVSRCFFEHTRYDGGIISSDIVKKLENYCNFVTICPEVEIGLPIPREPIDVFLINNDYKLMNKSHNIDLTEKMLSFANKFAQNVSTLEIDGMILKAKSPSCAINDAKLYGPNGRVISKTPGIFAKVMIEKFTELMIESEMRLTNDKIRFEFLTFIFTLARFRDVKTKKELIDFHSINKFLLLTKNEKIMRELGRIVAQKEFNENVLKEYREFLIKALKTPIKNSKVINTLLHMYGFFKDKLNEKEKAYFMDLVEDYKNNLISLQSIMVLLKSWAIHYNINYILNQTFLEPYPKDLENI, encoded by the coding sequence ATGCCTTTCCATAACAAACCAAATTTAATTGTGAGCAGGTGTTTTTTTGAACACACACGTTACGATGGTGGAATTATTTCGAGTGATATTGTAAAAAAGCTTGAAAATTACTGCAATTTTGTAACCATCTGCCCAGAAGTCGAAATCGGTTTACCTATACCAAGAGAACCAATAGATGTGTTTTTAATCAACAATGATTACAAACTTATGAATAAATCTCATAATATCGATTTAACAGAAAAGATGCTGAGCTTTGCAAATAAATTTGCTCAAAATGTTTCTACCTTAGAAATCGATGGAATGATTTTAAAAGCCAAATCGCCTTCGTGCGCGATAAACGATGCGAAATTGTATGGCCCAAATGGTAGAGTCATATCAAAAACGCCGGGAATTTTTGCAAAGGTGATGATTGAGAAATTTACAGAGTTAATGATTGAAAGTGAGATGAGACTTACAAACGATAAAATCAGATTTGAATTCTTGACTTTCATTTTTACACTTGCACGCTTTAGAGACGTGAAAACAAAAAAGGAACTTATCGATTTTCATTCAATCAATAAGTTCCTTTTACTTACAAAAAATGAAAAGATTATGAGAGAGCTTGGAAGAATAGTTGCACAAAAGGAATTTAACGAGAACGTTCTGAAAGAATATCGTGAATTTTTAATAAAAGCCCTTAAAACTCCCATTAAAAATTCAAAAGTTATAAACACACTACTTCACATGTATGGATTCTTCAAAGACAAATTAAATGAGAAAGAGAAAGCATACTTCATGGATTTAGTGGAGGATTATAAAAACAATCTTATAAGTTTGCAATCAATAATGGTTTTGCTAAAATCTTGGGCTATACATTATAATATAAATTACATTCTTAATCAAACTTTCCTTGAGCCTTACCCAAAAGATCTTGAAAACATTTGA
- a CDS encoding biotin--[acetyl-CoA-carboxylase] ligase, producing MIGEEIEVLYEVDSTNEFLKKNYKSFHDGAVVVAIKQTAGKGRMGRSWISPEGGLWYSVLFKPKIHLTPHIYTKIFSIAIIEVLKKIKVKAYIKWPNDIYYNGKKLCGILPEAVSINDRPVAIVVGIGINVNNDIPDEIKDIAISLKDIVKKKLKITYLLDEINKHAWNLLVSYRNETENITKLWKKYLVPKEGDKLKIKHEGEIFEGTILKITDEVLYVDIGGKVVGVQSIHQIVE from the coding sequence ATGATTGGTGAAGAAATAGAGGTGCTTTACGAAGTTGATAGTACAAATGAATTTTTGAAGAAAAATTACAAATCTTTTCATGACGGGGCAGTAGTTGTAGCAATTAAACAAACGGCTGGCAAGGGCAGAATGGGGAGAAGTTGGATTTCACCGGAAGGTGGGTTGTGGTATTCCGTACTTTTTAAGCCGAAAATACACTTAACCCCCCATATATACACCAAAATATTCTCAATAGCGATAATTGAAGTGTTGAAAAAAATAAAAGTAAAAGCATATATAAAATGGCCAAATGACATTTATTACAACGGAAAGAAGCTTTGTGGTATCTTGCCAGAAGCTGTATCTATTAACGATCGACCAGTTGCGATAGTTGTTGGGATAGGTATTAATGTAAATAACGACATACCAGATGAAATAAAAGATATCGCGATATCGTTAAAGGATATAGTGAAAAAGAAACTGAAAATAACATATTTACTTGACGAAATAAACAAACACGCTTGGAATCTGCTTGTAAGTTATAGAAATGAGACTGAGAATATTACAAAACTTTGGAAAAAGTACCTTGTTCCTAAAGAAGGAGATAAACTTAAGATAAAACACGAAGGAGAAATATTCGAAGGAACGATATTAAAGATAACTGACGAAGTTTTGTATGTGGACATTGGAGGGAAAGTTGTTGGAGTTCAGAGCATTCACCAAATTGTTGAATAA
- a CDS encoding D-alanyl-D-alanine carboxypeptidase/D-alanyl-D-alanine-endopeptidase codes for MEFRAFTKLLNKLIILIILSLFSVSYFAQNYQSVYQLISSKAPLSSYVGVYFQDIENGNVLVQYNEHNLYVPASITKIFSTLVAWEVLGPDFRYTTTVYVPRGNISPTINGSIIIKGNGDPSMSVEILRENLKKFVYEGVKEIKGDIIIDNSFFSNERWGIGWEWDYKNPSIDALILKENTNTFNPYDENAVALNFGYNVVNILKEYGIKVYGNVKVGKLNQSYREFIVIKSVPLSNLISVANKYSSNSYAEQILRTVGLRVYGYGNIYNSLKVMNDFYRKLFGEYYPFRLNDACGLSTKNVVTPYMVVNVLSYAYKNEGGLSGFISTLAVSGKEGTMKNRLGDIIAYAKTGTLQNVSNIAGIMITRTGRKVAFCIMVNNFTIPTYVVTNYHDEIIRYVWNNY; via the coding sequence TTGGAGTTCAGAGCATTCACCAAATTGTTGAATAAGTTGATAATACTGATTATTTTATCACTTTTTTCTGTTTCTTATTTTGCTCAAAATTATCAAAGTGTTTATCAATTGATTAGTTCCAAAGCACCTTTGTCAAGTTACGTAGGAGTTTATTTTCAAGATATAGAAAATGGGAATGTACTTGTGCAATACAATGAACATAACCTTTATGTGCCTGCTTCGATTACAAAAATATTTTCAACACTCGTTGCATGGGAAGTGCTAGGGCCGGATTTTCGATATACGACAACAGTCTATGTACCAAGAGGAAATATATCACCAACAATTAATGGGAGCATAATTATAAAGGGCAATGGCGATCCTTCTATGAGTGTTGAAATTTTAAGGGAAAATTTGAAGAAATTTGTATACGAAGGAGTAAAAGAAATAAAAGGTGACATAATAATAGACAATTCCTTTTTTTCAAACGAACGTTGGGGAATAGGCTGGGAGTGGGATTACAAAAATCCAAGTATAGATGCCCTTATACTTAAAGAGAACACAAATACATTTAATCCATACGATGAAAACGCTGTGGCTCTTAATTTTGGATACAATGTGGTAAATATACTTAAAGAGTATGGAATTAAAGTTTATGGAAATGTCAAGGTTGGAAAATTAAACCAAAGCTACCGTGAGTTTATAGTTATAAAATCTGTCCCACTTTCTAATTTGATAAGTGTGGCAAACAAATACAGTAGTAACTCTTACGCTGAGCAAATTCTTAGAACTGTTGGTTTAAGAGTTTATGGATATGGAAATATATACAATTCTTTAAAAGTTATGAACGATTTTTACAGGAAACTTTTCGGGGAATACTATCCATTTAGATTAAACGATGCATGCGGCTTATCAACAAAAAATGTTGTAACCCCGTATATGGTTGTCAATGTTCTAAGTTATGCATATAAGAACGAAGGGGGTTTAAGTGGATTTATATCCACATTAGCGGTTTCAGGAAAAGAAGGTACGATGAAAAACCGATTAGGTGATATAATAGCGTATGCTAAAACGGGTACACTCCAAAATGTTTCAAACATAGCAGGAATAATGATAACGAGAACAGGAAGAAAAGTTGCATTTTGTATAATGGTCAATAATTTTACAATACCAACATATGTGGTAACTAATTACCACGATGAAATAATAAGATACGTATGGAATAATTATTAA
- a CDS encoding PQQ-binding-like beta-propeller repeat protein, with product MKGLVKPILIVLFVFYIALSLLSFGKENYVAVISDLHHPYFKNTINSVIEKLVQLKPLYVFMLGDLTEMGKEEEFDDLSKILSVFSNNGINYNILLGNHDTRWSDKVRKTKNIDNALYENFRVDIGEISFIGIDTSMYFQHLGHIGEKQLEWIKTQLEDCKKQGKLAILLSHHPFGGPINYTDDGWKLMDIIKNYNVPIILYGHTHKYDYFGMYNGAYIQTVGATREGWITLISWDNDNLYLSKTNPKQCGKEEIVKIIPKKKEFREKSKNVQTKELKSVNSKYFEEIVSIRFENSIFSQVLANDGVFYAIDYSGNIKAINSNGQILWKNAIQNPVVANIEYYDGIIFIGDLYGNLYLINSKNGRVQRILNFDGPIFSIKVGKVSIAIGVGKTIHILDLKEFKRLATYNLNGVIQREARYYQGKFFQTSWGNGLFIIDEDGKLFAKIPTGSGYYTPGGIVPLVFENLLIVTTPSGVVQAYDWKNKTILWTTSGLKTGYSDVVKSDPNFVTTSIDGLVYSLDINSGKVIWKTSVGSPIYNISPLILSDGKIIVGTNNGEIVLISKDGKILEKVFVHNSYLINKILYSNGKILLSFTDGLVKILKIKE from the coding sequence TTGAAGGGATTGGTTAAGCCAATTCTAATTGTTTTATTTGTTTTTTATATTGCTCTTTCTTTACTATCTTTTGGCAAAGAAAATTATGTTGCTGTGATTTCAGATTTGCACCATCCATACTTTAAAAACACGATTAATAGCGTTATTGAAAAGCTTGTTCAATTAAAGCCATTGTATGTATTTATGCTTGGCGATCTTACGGAAATGGGGAAAGAAGAGGAATTTGACGACCTTTCAAAGATTTTAAGTGTTTTTAGTAATAACGGAATTAATTACAATATACTTCTTGGAAACCACGATACTCGCTGGTCAGACAAAGTTAGAAAAACTAAGAATATAGATAATGCCTTGTATGAAAATTTCAGAGTAGATATAGGAGAAATATCTTTCATAGGCATAGACACCTCTATGTACTTTCAACACCTTGGCCACATCGGTGAAAAACAATTAGAATGGATAAAGACTCAATTGGAAGATTGTAAAAAGCAAGGTAAACTAGCAATATTACTATCTCATCACCCATTCGGTGGACCAATTAATTATACAGACGATGGCTGGAAGCTGATGGATATCATAAAAAATTACAATGTTCCTATAATTCTTTACGGTCACACGCATAAATACGATTACTTTGGGATGTACAATGGGGCATATATCCAAACAGTTGGTGCAACAAGAGAAGGTTGGATAACATTAATTAGCTGGGATAATGATAATCTATATTTATCGAAAACAAATCCAAAGCAGTGTGGAAAAGAAGAAATTGTAAAGATAATACCGAAAAAGAAAGAATTTCGAGAAAAATCTAAAAACGTCCAAACTAAAGAGTTAAAAAGCGTAAATTCAAAATATTTTGAAGAAATAGTATCGATTAGGTTTGAAAATAGTATTTTTTCTCAAGTGTTAGCAAACGATGGCGTATTTTACGCCATAGATTATTCTGGTAATATTAAAGCGATAAACAGCAATGGACAGATTTTATGGAAAAACGCAATCCAAAATCCAGTTGTAGCGAATATAGAGTATTATGATGGAATAATTTTCATTGGTGATTTGTATGGGAACTTATATTTAATCAATTCAAAAAATGGAAGAGTTCAAAGGATATTAAACTTCGACGGACCTATATTTTCCATAAAGGTAGGAAAAGTTTCAATCGCGATTGGAGTTGGGAAAACCATACATATTTTAGATTTGAAAGAATTTAAAAGGTTAGCAACTTACAATTTAAATGGTGTGATACAAAGAGAGGCAAGATATTACCAAGGAAAGTTCTTTCAAACTTCTTGGGGAAATGGGTTGTTTATTATAGACGAAGATGGGAAACTCTTTGCGAAGATTCCAACAGGTTCGGGTTATTACACCCCTGGAGGCATAGTGCCTTTGGTTTTCGAAAATTTGTTGATTGTCACAACTCCTTCTGGAGTAGTTCAGGCATATGATTGGAAAAATAAAACAATATTATGGACAACAAGTGGTTTAAAAACAGGTTATTCAGATGTTGTGAAATCTGATCCAAATTTTGTAACGACAAGCATAGATGGTCTTGTTTACTCATTAGATATAAATTCCGGAAAAGTGATTTGGAAAACTTCCGTAGGTTCACCCATTTACAATATATCACCATTGATTTTATCGGATGGGAAAATAATTGTTGGCACAAACAACGGGGAAATTGTATTGATTTCAAAAGATGGGAAAATATTGGAGAAAGTTTTTGTCCACAACTCGTACCTTATCAACAAAATTTTATATTCGAACGGTAAAATACTTTTATCGTTCACAGATGGTTTGGTTAAAATACTTAAAATTAAGGAATAA